GCGGCAGCTGTAGGATTAAAAGATACTTCTACTGGTGATACTCTATGTGACGAAAAGAGTCTTGTAATTCTTGAGTCTATGGAATTCCCAGAGCCAGTTATCTCTTTATCTGTTGAGCCAAAATCAAAAGCTGACCAAGATAAAATGACGACAGCTCTTCAAAAGTTACAAGAAGAAGATCCAACTTTCCGTGCGGAAACTAATACAGAGACTGGTCAAATCATCATCTCTGGTATGGGTGAGCTTCACCTTGATATCATCGTTGACCGTATGCGTCGCGAATTCAAAGTAGAAGCAAACGTTGGTGCTCCTCAAGTAGCTTACCGTGAAACTTTCCGCGCTGGTGCGAAAGTTGAAGGTAAATTCGCTCGTCAATCTGGTGGTCGTGGACAATTCGGTCACGTTTGGATTGAGTTCGAACCTAACGAAGAAGGAAAAGGCTTTGAATTTGAGAACAAAATCGTTGGTGGTGTAGTTCCACGTGAATACATCCCTGCAGTTCAAGCTGGTCTTGAAGATGCATTACAAAACGGTGTTCTTGCTGGTTATCCATTAATCGATATCAAAGCTGCTTTAGTTGATGGATCTTACCATGACGTTGACTCAAGTGAGATGGCGTTTAAAATTGCCGCTTCTATGGCTCTTAAAAACGCAGTATCAAAATGTAACCCAGCTATCCTTGAACCAATGATGAAGGTTGAAGTTGTTATCCCTGACGAATACTTAGGAGATATCATGGGTGACGTTACGTCTCGTCGTGGACGTGTAGAAGGTATGGAAGCACGCGGTAACGCTCAAGTTGTACGTGCATTCGTTCCACTTTCTGAAATGTTTGGTTATGCAACTGCATTACGTTCAAACACTCAAGGTCGCGGAACATATTCTATGCACTTCGATCACTACGAAGAAGTTCCTAAATCAATTTCAGAAGAAATTATTAAAAAAAATAAAGGTGAATAATTGATTTTCACTCTTTATTGAAGTATAACTACTTATGTACGCTGTGAAAGTGGAGCTCATTCCCTTTCACGGCCTCATAAAACATAAACTACATGAATTTTAAGGAGGATTTTCGAATGGCTAAGGAAAAATTCGACCGTTCAAAAACACATGCCAATATCGGTACAATTGGTCACGTTGACCATGGTAAAACAACTTTAACAGCTGCTATCACTACTGTTCTTGCTAAGAAAAGTGGTAAAGGTGCAGCAATGGCTTACGACATGATCGACGCTGCTCCAGAAGAGCGCGAGCGTGGAATCACAATCTCAACTGCACACGTTGAGTATGAAACTGACACTCGTCACTATGCACACGTTGACTGCCCAGGACATGCTGACTATGTTAAAAACATGATCACTGGTGCTGCTCAAATGGATGGCGGTATCTTAGTAGTATCTGCTGCTGATGGTCCAATGCCACAAACTCGTGAGCACATCCTTCTTTCTCGTCAAGTAGGTGTACCTTACCTAGTTGTATTCTTAAACAAATGTGACATGGTAGACGACGAAGAGCTACTTGAATTAGTAGAAATGGAAGTACGTGACCTTCTTTCTGAATACGACTTCCCTGGTGACGATGTACCAGTAATCAAAGGTTCTGCTCTTAAAGCTCTTGAAGGCGAAGCTGATTGGGAAGCTAAAATCATCGAGCTTATGGACGCTGTTGATGAGTACATCCCAACTCCAGAACGTGACACTGAAAAACCATTCATGATGCCAGTTGAGGACGTATTCTCAATCACTGGTCGTGGTACAGTTGCTACAGGTCGTGTAGAGCGTGGACAAGTTAAAGTTGGTGACGTTATCGACATCATCGGTTTAACTGAAGAGCCAAAATCTACTACTGTAACAGGTGTAGAAATGTTCCGTAAGCTTCTTGACTATGCTGAAGCTGGCGACAACATCGGTGCTTTACTTCGTGGTGTAGCACGTGAAGAAATCCAACGTGGACAAGTATTAGCTAAACCAGGCTCAATCACTCCACACACTAAATTTACTGCTGAAGTATACGTTCTTTCTAAAGACGAAGGTGGACGTCACACTCCATTCTTCACAAACTACCGTCCACAGTTCTACTTCCGTACAACTGATGTAACTGGTATTTGTAACTTACCTGAAGGCGTAGAAATGGTAATGCCTGGCGACAACATCGAAATGACTGTTGAACTTATCGCTCCAATCGCGATTGAAGAAGGTACTAAATTCTCAATCCGTGAAGGTGGACGTACAGTAGGCGCTGGCGTTGTAGCTAAAATCAGCGAGTAATTTCTCGTTTCAGTAAAGGGAGTAGGGTAACCTACTCCTTTTTTATTTGGTGATAAAAGGTAAAGATAGTTTTTACTATTACACTTGCAAAATGATCTCCTTTTATATATAATGAAAAAAGTGTGCGACACATAAAAAAGTTTTTTAACTTTATTGTTGCAATATGAACCCATTTTTAGTATAATAAAAATGTTGGTCTTTGACTGCGATGATGCGGAAGGTTGCCGACACACCCGGCCGCTTTGCCATGGCGAGTGTGGGGAAATTTCCGCGGAGAATGTCTATTGTAAAATAGGCGAAAAAGGAGGGAAAATAATGGCAAAAGAAAAAATTCGCATTCGTTTAAAAGCATATGATCACAGAATTCTTGATCAATCTGCTGAGAAAATCGTAGAAACTGCAAAACGTTCTGGTGCGGCTGTATCTGGTCCGATTCCATTACCGACTGAAAAATCAATTTATACAATTCTACGTGCAGTACACAAATATAAAGATTCTCGTGAGCAGTTCGAAATGCGCACGCATAAACGCTTAATTGATATCGTGAATCCAACACCACAAACTGTTGATTCATTAATGCGTTTAGACTTACCATCTGGTGTAGATATCGAAATTAAACTTTAATTTAAAATAAAGAATGAAAAGATACTTAGGAGGTGTGACTAATGGCCAAAGGAATCTTAGGAAGAAAGATCGGTATGACTCAAGTATTTGCTGAAAATGGTGACTTGATCCCAGTAACAGTAATTGAAGCTTCTGCTAACGTAGTTCTTCAAGTTAAAAACGCTGAGACAGACGGTTACGAAGCAATCCAATTAGGTTTCGAAGATATCCGTGAAAAACTATCTAACAAACCTGCAAAAGGACATGCTACTAAAGCTAATACTGCTCCTAAGCGCTTCATCCGTGAGTTACGCGGTGTGGACGCTTCAGCATATGAAGTTGGTCAAGAAGTCAAGGTTGATATTTTCGCAGAAGGCGATGTAATTGATGTAACAGGAATCTCAAAAGGTAAAGGTTTCCAAGGTGCTATTAAACGCCACGGACAATCTCGCGGACCTATGTCTCATGGTTCTCGCTACCACCGTCGCCCAGGTTCAATGGGTCCTGTAGCTCCAAACCGCGTATTTAAAGGTAAATTATTACCAGGACGCATGGGTGGAGAGCGCATCACTGTGCAAAACTTATCAATCGTTAAAGTTGACGCAGAACGCAATCTTTTATTAGTAAAAGGTAACGTGCCAGGAGCTAGAAAATCTCTAGTTACTGTTAAATCTGCAGTTAAATCTAAATAATAATTCTTCGAGAAAGGAGGAATAACCAATGCCAAAAGTAGCATTGTTTAACCAAAACGGTGAAAACGTTGGAGAGATCGAACTTCAAGATGCCGTTTTCGGTATCGAACCAAACAACAAAGTACTTTTCGACGCGATCGTAATGCAACGCGCATCTCAACGTCAAGGTACTTCTAAAGTTAAAAATCGTTCTGAAGTAAGAGGCGGTGGCCGTAAGCCATGGCGTCAAAAAGGTACTGGTCGTGCTCGTCAAGGATCTATCCGTTCTCCACAATGGCGTGGTGGTGGCGTAGTATTTGGTCCAGTTCCAAGAAGCTATAGCTACAAATTACCTAAAAAAGTTCGTCGTTTAGCAATTAAGTCTGCATTATCAACTAAAGCTCAAGATAACAGCATCGTTGTTCTTGAAGCTCTTTCTTTTGACGCTCCAAAAACAAAAGAAATGGTAGCAGTTCTTAAAAACCTAACAGTAGAACGCAAAGCATTAGTAGTAACTGCTGATCTTAACGAAAATGTTGCACTTTCAGCACGTAATATTCCTGGTGTAACAGTTGTTGCAGCTAATGGTTTAAGCGTATTAGACGTTATGAACCATGATAAGCTTGTAATCACTAAAGACGCAGTTGAAAAAGTAGAGGAGGTGCTTGCATAATGAAAGATCCTCGTGATATTATTAAGCGCCCCGTAATTACAGAACGTTCAACAGACTTAATGGCTGAGAAAAAATATACGTTTGATGTTGATGTAAAAGCTAATAAAACTGAGGTTAAAGATGCTATCGAAAAAATCTTTGACGTAAAAGTTGAAAAAGTAAACATCATGAACTACAAAGGTAAATTCAAGCGTGTAGGTCGCTACAGTGGTCTTACTAACCGTCGTCGTAAAGCGGTAGTAACACTAACTCAAGAGAGCAACGAAATCGAATTCTTCGAAGCTTAAGATTACTAGAGAAGGAGGGAAATTGAGATGGCGATTAAAAAGTATAAACCAACCTCAAATGGTCGTCGTGGTATGTCAGTTTCTGATTTCGCTGAAATTACTACTGACAAACCAGAAAAATCGTTACTTGCACCTGTCAAGAGAAAAGGTGGTCGTAACAACCAAGGTAAATTGACTGTTCGTCACCAAGGTGGTGGGCACAAGCGTCAATACCGTATCATCGATTTTAAACGCGATAAAGATGGAATACCTGGACGCGTTGCTACAATCGAATATGATCCAAACCGTTCAGCTAACATCGCATTAATTCATTATGCTGATGGTGAAAAACGTTACATCCTTGCTCCTAAAAACCTAAAAGTAGGTTTAGAAGTTATGTCAGGTCCTGAAGCTGACATTAAAGTAGGTAACGCGCTTCCTTTAGCTAACATCCCTGTTGGTACAGTAGTACACAACATCGAATTGAAACCTGGTAAAGGTGGACAATTAGTTCGTTCTGCAGGTACATCTGCTCAAGTACTTGGTAAAGAAGGTAAATACGTATTAGTACGTTTAACTTCTGGTGAAGTACGCATGATCCTTGCAACTTGTCGTGCAACTGTAGGTCAAGTTGGTAACGAACAACACGAGTTAATCAACATCGGTAAAGCCGGTCGTTCTCGTTGGTTAGGTATTCGTCCAACTGTACGTGGTTCTGTAATGAACCCTAACGATCACCCACACGGTGGTGGTGAAGGACGTTCTCCAATCGGACGTAAGTCTCCAATGAGTCCATGGGGTAAACCAACACTTGGTTACAAAACTCGTAAGAAGAAAAACAAATCCGATAAATTTATCGTTCGTCGTCGTAAAAAATAACGGGATTGAGCTACGGTTCAAACGAACCGTAGGACAATCACGAAGGGAGGTTCATTTATGGGTCGCAGCTTAAAGAAAGGACCTTTTGTAGATGACCATTTAATCAACAAAATTGAGAAGTTAAACGAAACTGACAGCAAGCAAGTAGTAAAAACTTGGTCTCGTCGTTCAACTATCTTCCCTCAGTTCATTGGTCATACAATTGCTGTATATGACGGTCGTAAACATGTACCAGTTTATGTTACTGAAGACATGGTAGGTCACAAACTTGGTGAATTCGCACCATCTCGTACTTACAAAGGTCACGCAAGTGATGATAAGAAAACAAGACGCTAATATGAGAGGAGGCTTTTAAATGCAAGCTAAAGCTGTCGCGAGAACAGTACGTATTGCTCCTCGTAAAGTTCGTTTAGTTGTAGATTTAATTCGAGGTAAGCAAGTGGGTGAAGCGCTAGCAGTGCTACTTCACACGCCAAAGGCTGCTTCTCCAGTCGTTGAGAAAGTATTAAAATCTGCTATTGCCAATGCAGAACACAATTATGAAATGGACGCTAACAATTTAGTTATTACTGACGCTTTTGTTAACGAAGGTCCAACTTTAAAACGTTTCCGTCCACGCGCTATGGGACGTGCAAGCCAAATTAACAAGCGCACAAGCCACATCACAATCGTGGTATCAGAAAAGAAGGAGGGATAATTCATGGGTCAAAAGGTAAATCCGGTCGGTCTTCGCGTCGGTGTCATCCGTGATTGGGAATCAAGATGGTTCGCTGGCAAAGACTACGCTGACTTATTACATGAAGACTTAAAAGTACGTGAATATATCGCTAAACGTTTAAACGATGCAGCTGTTTCTAAAGTTGAAATCGAACGCGCTGCTAACCGCTTAAACGTAACGATCCACACTGCAAAACCTGGTATGGTAATTGGTAAAGGTGGTACTGAAGTAGAATCACTTCGTAAAGCTCTTAACCAATTAACAGGCAAGCGTGTACACATTAACATCCTTGAAATTAAACGAGCAGATTTAGATGCTAAACTAGTAGCTGAAAACATCGCTCGCCAACTTGAGAACCGTGTATCATTCCGTCGTGCTCAAAAGCAAGCTATCCAACGTAGTATGCGTGCTGGCGCACAAGGTATCAAAACAATGGTATCTGGTCGTTTAGGCGGAGCTGATATTGCTCGTTCTGAATATTACAGTGAAGGTACAGTTCCACTTCATACACTTCGCGCTGATATTGACTATGCTCACGCTGAAGCAGATACTACTTATGGTAAACTTGGTGTGAAAGTATGGATCTATCGTGGAGAGGTTCTTCCTACTAAAAAGAAAACTGAGGAAGGAGGAAAATAATTATGTTATTACCAAAACGCGTTAAATATCGTCGCGAACATCGCGGAAAAATGCGTGGACGCGCTAAAGGTGGTACGGAAGTACATTTCGGTGAATTCGGTTTACAAGCTACTGAAGCTTCTTGGATTACAAACCGTCAAATCGAAGCTGCTCGTATCGCAATGACTCGTTACATGAAACGTGGCGGTAAAGTATGGATTAAAATTTTCCCTTCTAAACCTTATACTGCTAAGCCTCTAGAAGTCCGAATGGGTTCTGGTAAAGGTGCTCCTGAAGGTTGGGTAGCAGTTGTTAAACCTGGAAAAGTAATGTTTGAAATTTCAGGTGTATCTGAAGAGGTTGCACGTGAAGCTTTACGTTTAGCTGCACACAAGCTACCTGTAAAATGTAAGTTTGTAAAACGTGAAGAAATTGGTGGTGATTCTAATGAAAGCTAATGAAATTCGTGACCTTACCACTGCTGAAATTGAACAAAAAGTTAAGGCTTTAAAAGAAGAGTTGTTTAACCTTCGTTTCCAATTAGCGACTGGACAATTAGAGAATACTACTCGTATTCGCGAAGTGCGCAAATCGATCGCTCGTATGAAAACTGTAGTTCGTGAAAGAGAGATTGCTGCTAATAAATAATTAAGTCTGAGAGGAGGCTTTCAGAATGAGTGAACGCAACCAACGTAAAGTTTACACTGGCCGCGTAGTTTCTGACAAAATGGATAAGACTGTTACTGTTCTTGTTGAAACTTACAAAAAGCATTCGCTTTATGGCAAGCGTGTAAAATACTCAAAGAAATTCAAAGCTCACGATGAAAACAATACAGCTCAACTAGGCGATATCGTGAAGATCATGGAAACTCGTCCGTTATCAGCTACTAAACGTTTCCGTCTAGTAGAAGTTGTAGAAAAAGCTGTTATCATCTAATAGTTAAGATAGATCGGATAAGAATGATTCATCCGAAGGGAGGTTTCGTACATGATTCAACAAGAATCTCGTTTAAAAGTTGCAGACAACTCTGGTGCACGTGAGGTACTTACTATTAAAGTACTTGGTGGTTCAGGTCGTAAGACAGCAAACATTGGTGATGTTATCGTTTGTACGGTGAAACAAGCAACACCAGGAGGCGTTGTTAAAAAAGGTGACGTTGTTAAAGCTGTTGTTGTACGTACAAAAAGTGGTGTTCGCCGTACTGACGGTTCTTACATCCGTTTCGACGAAAATGCTTGCGTAATCATCCGTGACGACAAAGGACCACGTGGTACTCGTATCTTCGGACCAGTTGCTCGTGAATTACGTGATAACAACTTCATGAAGATCGTATCATTGGCTCCAGAAGTTATCTAATTGATATATAGAACAAATACAAAATGCCTTTTAAGGAGGTGCGAATAGGATGCATGTTAAAAAGGGCGACAAAGTAGTGGTTATCTCTGGTAAAGACAAAGGTAAGCAAGGTGAAGTACTTGCAGCTTTCCCAAAGAAAGACCGTGTACTTGTTGAAGGCGTGAACGTTGTGAAAAAACACTCTAAACCTTCTCAAGTAAATCCACAAGGTGGAATCGTTAGCCAAGAGGCACCTATCCACGTATCAAACGTAATGCCGTTGGATCCTAAATCTGGTGAGCCAACTCGTGTTGGGTACCAAGTTATCGATGGCAAAAAGGTACGTGTAGCAAAAAAATCTGGTGAAACTTTAGATAAATAATTAATGAAATGTGAAGGGAGGTTTAGTTCACATGAACCGTCTTAAAGAGAAATTTACAAAAGAGATTACTCCTGCTCTAGTTAGCAAGTTTAATTATGAATCTGTAATGCAAGTGCCAAAAATCGACAAGATCGTAATCAACATGGGTATCGGTGATGCTGTTTCTAACTCAAAAGCTTTAGATAACGCTGTTGAAGAACTAGCTGAAATCACTGGTCAAAAACCTGTTGTAACTCGTGCGAAAAAATCTATCGCTGGTTTCCGTCTTCGTGAAGGTATGCCAATCGGTGCGAAAGTTACTTTACGCGGCGAGCGTATGTACGAATTCTTCGATAAATTAGTATCAGTATCACTTCCACGTGTGCGCGATTTCCGTGGTGTATCTAAAAAAGCATTTGATGGTCGTGGAAACTACACGTTAGGTGTTAAAGAACAATTGATCTTCCCAGAGATCGATTATGATAAAGTAACTAAAGTTCGTGGTATGGATATCGTTATTGTTACAACAGCAAACACTGATGAAGAAGCTCGTGAGCTTTTAACTCAGTTCGGTATGCCATTCCAGAAGTAATAACTGCCAACGTTAAGCAGAGGAGGCGAAAATGTGGCTAAAAAATCAATGATTGCGAAGCAAAAACGCCAGCAAAAATTCCAAGTACAAGAGTATACACGTTGCGAACGTTGTGGACGTCCACACTCAGTACTACGTAAATTCAAGCTTTGCCGTATTTGTTTCCGTGAGCTTGCTTATAAAGGTCAAATTCCTGGTGTTAAAAAAGCTAGTTGGTAAAACCCAAGTTTGGGAAGGAGGTAAATTAATATGGTAATGACTGATCCTATTGCAGATTTACTAACTCGTATCCGCAATGCGAACATGGTTCGTCATGAGAAAATTGAAGTTCCTGCTTCTAACATTAAGAAGCAAATTGCAGAAATCCTTAAGCGTGAGGGTTTCGTACGTGATGTAGAATACATCGAAGACAACAAACAAGGTATTATCCGTATCTTCTTAAAATACGGTTCAAATAACGAACGTGTAATTACAGGCTTAAAACGTATCAGTAAACCTGGTCTACGTGTTTATGCAAAAACTAACGAAGTACCACGTGTACTTAACGGTTTAGGTATCGCAATCGTTTCTACTTCTCAAGGTGTTTTAACTGACAAAGAAGCTCGTCAAAAGCAAACTGGTGGAGAAGTATTAGCGTACGTTTGGTAATAAGTTTTAAATGTGAATGGAGGTGTAACTATGTCACGTGTTGGTAAAAAGCCTTTAGAACTTCCAGCAGGTGTTACAGTTACGAACGAGAGCAACACTGTAACTGTAAAAGGACCAAAGGGTGAATTAACTCGTACATTCCACCCTGAAATCGAAATTAAAGTTGAAGACAACGTATTAGTTGTTAATCGTCCTAGTGACAATAAAGAGCACCGCGCTCTTCATGGAACTACTCGTAGCCTTTTAGGTAACATGGTTGAAGGTGTTACTAAAGGATTCGAACGTGGTTTAGAATTAGTCGGTGTAGGTTACCGTGCACAAAAATCTGGTAGCAAATTAGTATTGAGCGTTGGATACTCTCACCCAGTTGAGATTACTCCTGAAACAGGAATTGAAATCGAAGTTCCTTCTCAAACTAAGATCGTTATTAAAGGTATTGATAAAGAACGCGTAGGTGCATTAGCTGCAAATATTCGTGACGTTCGTCCACCAGAGCCTTACAAAGGTAAAGGTATTCGTTACGAAGGCGAATATGTACGTCGTAAAGAAGGTAAAACTGCTAAGAAGTAATGCCGGTTAGGTAAAAGAAAGGAGTGCCCGAAATGATCACGAAGCTTGATAAAAACAAAGTTCGTAAAAAAAGACATGCTCGTGTTCGTGCGAAGTTATCTGGAACTGCAACTCGTCCGCGTTTAAACGTGTTCCGTTCTAATCAACATATTTACGCACAAGTTATCGACGATTTAAATTCAGTAACAATCGCAAGTGCTTCAACGTTAGATAAAGACCTGACTTTAGAAAGCACTGGTAACACTGAAGCTGCTATCAAAGTTGGCGAATTAGTCGCTAAACGCGCAGTAGAAAAAGGTGTAAACGAAGTAGTATTCGACCGTGGCGGTTATTTATATCATGGCCGTGTTAAAGCATTAGCTGACGCTGCTCGTGAAGCTGGATTACAATTCTAATTGTAAAAGGAGGGAAAATCATGCGTCGTATTGATCCAAATAAATTAGAGCTTGAAGAACGTGTTGTTACCGTTAACCGCGTAGCTAAAGTTGTGAAAGGTGGACGTCGTTTCCGCTTCGCTGCATTAGTTGTAGTTGGTGACAAAAACGGTCACGTTGGATTCGGTACTGGTAAAGCACAAGAGGTACCAGATGCAATCCGTAAAGCAATTGAAGATGCGAAGAAAAACTTAATTACTGTACCTATGGTTGGTACAACTATTCCACACGAAATCCTTGGACAATTTGGTGCAGGTCAAATTTTCTTAAAACCTGCTTCTGAAGGTACAGGAGTTATCGCTGGTGGCCCAGTTCGTGCGGTACTAGAATTGGGTGGAGTAAGTGATATTCTATCTAAATCTTTAGGTTCAAACACTCCAATCAACATGGTACGTGCAACTCTTAACGGTTTAGCTAACCTAAAACGTGCTGAAGATGTTGCAAAACTACGTGGCAAGACTGTAGAAGAACTGTTAGGATAAGGGAGGGATATGGAATGGCAAACAAACTAGCAATTACCCTTACTCGTAGCGTAATTGGTCGTCCAGAAGATCAACGTGTAACTGTTCGTACACTTGGCCTACGTAAGTTAAATCAAACTGTCGTTCAAGACGATAATCCTGCAATTCGCGGAATGATTAACAAAGTAGCTCACCTTGTTACAGTAAAAGAGCAATAAGTATAAATTGTCACTCTAAGGAGGTGCTCCGGAATGAAACTTCATGAATTGAAACCAGCTGAAGGTTCACGTAAAGTACGTAACCGTGTAGGTCGTGGTACTGGTTCAGGTAACGGAAAGACTTCAGGTAAAGGTCACAAAGGGCAAAACGCTCGCTCTGGCGGTGGCGTAAGACCTGGCTTCGAAGGTGGTCAAACTCCTTTATTCCGTCGTCTTCCAAAACGTGGGTTCACTAATATCAATCGCAAAGAATACGCGATCGTTAATTTAGAAGCTCTTAACCGTTTTGAAGATGGAACTGAAGTAACACCAGAATTATTAATCGAAACTGGTTTAGTAAGCAAAGCAAAAGCTGGCGTTAAAGTACTAGGAAACGGTACATTAAACTCTAAGCTAACTGTTAAAGCTGCTAAATTCTCTTCAACTGCTAAAGAAGCTATCGAAGCTGCTGGCGGTACAGTTGAGGTGATCTAATGTTTCAAACAATCTCCAATTTAATGCGCGTGCGTGAAATAAGACAAAAAATCTTTTTCACTTTGTTAATGTTAATTGTCTTCCGAATTGGTACATTTATTCCTGTACCAAGTGTTAATACGGATGTACTAAAATTGCAAGATGGGTTAAATGTATTCGGAGTTCTGAATACATTTGGCGGCGGCGCGTTAAAAAACTTTTCCATTCTTGCTATGGGCATTATGCCTTATATTACAGCATCCATCATCGTCCAATTATTGCAGATGGATGTTGTACCTAAGTTTACAGAATGGTCAAAGCAGGGAGATGTTGGGCGCCGTAAATTAGCTCAAGTAACTCGTTATGGAACAATTGTGCTTGGATTTATCCAGGCTTTAGGTATGTCTATAGGATTCAACAATATTTCGGGCGGACAATTGATCGCTAATCCAGGAATTTCTACGTATCTTCTAATTGCTACAGTGTTAACGGCAGGTACTGCCTTCTTAATGTGGTTAGGAGAACAGATTACTGCAAAAGGCGTAGGTAATGGTATTTCTATCATTATCTTTGCTGGGATTGCAGCTGGTATTCCGACAACATTAAATCAAATTTATGCACAGCAATTTGAAGACGTTGGGGATCAATTATTCATTCGTATCGTAACGGTAGTTTTAATTGCGATTGCAGTTTTAGCTATTATTGTTGGGGTTATTTACTTCCAACAAGCGCTACGAAAAATTCCTATTCAATATGCAAAGGGTTCAGCTGGTCGTAATCCTGTTGGAGGTCAATCCACTCATTTACCGTTAAAAGTAAATGCTGCTGGGGTTATTCCTGTTATCTTTGCAGTTTCATTTATTATCACACCACCAACAATTGCATCATTTTTCGGTCCAAATGATGTAACGACGTGGATTCAGAATACATTTGACTATACTAAGCCAATTGGTATGATAGTGTATGTAGCGTTAATCATTGCTTTTTGTTACTTCTATACATTTGTTCAAGTTAACCCTGAACAAGTAGCAGAGAACTTGAAAAAGCAAGGTGGCTACATCCCAGGCATCCGTCCTGGTAAAAGCACACAAGCTTATTTAACGAAAGTGTTATATCGTCTGACATTAATCGGTTCGATATTCCTTGCGTTAATTGCTGTGTTGCCGGTTCTGTTCATCAAAATTGCAAACCTACCCTCATCTGCTCAGATCGGCGGTACTAGTTTGTTAATTGTTGTCGGTGTAGCTCTTGAGACAATGAAACAACTTGAGAGTCAATTAGTGAAACGCCATTATAAGGGATTTATTAAGTAAAGCTGTTTAGTGGGAGGCAGGCTGCTTTCCCATTAAACGGATAAGATACTGAGGGGGAAGCAAGAAATGAATTTAGTGTTAATGGGCCTTCCTGGTGCTGGGAAAGGTACTCAAGCAGAAAAAATCGTTGAGCATTACGATATCCCTCATATCTCAACAGGAGATATGTTCCGAGCTGCAATTAAAGAAGGAACGCAACTAGGTTTAAAAGCTAAATCATTTATGGACCAAGGTAACCTTGTTCCTGATGAAGTAACAATTGGAATTGTGCGCGAGCGTTTAAACAAACAAGATTGTGAAAACGGCTTTTTACTTGATGGCTTCCCGAGAACAGTAGCCCAAGCAGAAGCTCTTGAAACAATTACAAAAGAACTAAACAAGCAAATTGATTATGTGATTAATATTGATGTAGATCAAAGCATTTTAATGGAGCGTCTTACTGGACGCCGCATTTGTAAAGATT
The genomic region above belongs to Priestia megaterium and contains:
- a CDS encoding adenylate kinase, encoding MNLVLMGLPGAGKGTQAEKIVEHYDIPHISTGDMFRAAIKEGTQLGLKAKSFMDQGNLVPDEVTIGIVRERLNKQDCENGFLLDGFPRTVAQAEALETITKELNKQIDYVINIDVDQSILMERLTGRRICKDCGATYHLVFNPPAKEGVCDKCGGELYQRADDNAETVSTRLSVNVKQSQPLLDFYQEKGYLRNINGNQDINIVFEDVRQLLAGVKQ